A single genomic interval of Macadamia integrifolia cultivar HAES 741 chromosome 6, SCU_Mint_v3, whole genome shotgun sequence harbors:
- the LOC122081235 gene encoding uncharacterized protein LOC122081235: MFENQFGAKTTWDFEKRSSKTETLQMNNTFNAPLTFSKFSMAANNGDPTEISNRNLSSCNFSIGERFESEIPDSSYSLSLPSEPPDLRNWFSSYAYESPELNTGDGFSPGESQSKGFSLEEILRIKKEDLGQFKISSVRDFSIVDGRNSLNELVGCQRFLDEDNQEKENQGFDKENHLVDSKENPICRNGCSDESLEGKQEQSHDFIPLKDDEKSYLNCRNALPEPDAIEDDDALERRIATTQVDRTSPASGASSITKSIRSSDDKENEGKVFSIDGGFISTRKNRIIRETDGIFSGRNRVIEENSRNESMISNGEKVGVVRNALSERTNIQWEPVAEIAGKWRYPRRNKPDLGPPLKQLRLEQWVHRV; encoded by the exons ATGTTTGAAAATCAGTTTGGCGCCAAAACCACCTGGGATTTTGAAAAACGGTCCTCAAAAACAGAGACTTTACAAATGAACAACACATTTAACGCTCCTCTAACGTTTTCTAAGTTCTCCATGGCTGCAAACAATGGAGATCCCACTGAGATTTCCAATCGAAATCTTAGTAGCTGCAATTTCTCTATTGGCGAAAGATTTGAATCCGAG ATTCCAGATTCTTCGTATTCACTCTCATTGCCTTCTG AGCCTCCTGATTTAAGGAACTGGTTCTCCAGTTACGCTTATGAATCTCCGGAGTTGAATACCGGAGATGGGTTTAGTCCTGGAGAGAGTCAAAGCAAGGGGTTTAGTCTTGAAGAGATCCTCAGAATTAAAAAAGAGGATTTGGGGCAATTCAAGATTAGCAGTGTCAGAGATTTTTCTATTGTTGATGGAAGAAACTCCTTAAATGAGCTCGTTGGATGCCAGAGATTTCTTGATGAGGataaccaagaaaaagaaaatcagggTTTTGATAAG GAGAACCATCTGGTTGACAGTAAAGAAAACCCGATATGCAGAAATGGTTGTTCAGATGAAAGCTTGGaaggaaaacaagaacaatcccatgattttattcctttaaaaGATGACGAAAAATCATACTTGAATTGTCGGAATGCTTTACCGGAGCCGGATGCAATAGAAGACGACGACGCTCTTGAGAGGAGGATTGCAACGACACAGGTTGATCGAACATCACCCGCCAGTGGAGCTTCTTCGATAACGAAGTCAATCCGTAGCAGTGACGACAAAGAAAACGAGGGAAAAGTTTTTTCCATTGATGGTGGATTCATATCAACAAGAAAGAACAGAATCATAAGAGAAACAGATGGAATATTTTCTGGAAGGAATAGGGTTATTGAAGAGAATTCGAGAAATGAGAGTATGATTTCAAATGGAGAGAAAGTTGGAGTTGTGAGGAATGCTTTATCAGAAAGAACAAACATTCAGTGGGAGCCCGTAGCAGAGATTGCAGGGAAATGGAGGTATCCCAGGAGGAATAAGCCAGACCTTGGACCTCCATTGAAGCAGCTTCGACTTGAACAGTGGGTTCATCGTGTATAA